One Brassica napus cultivar Da-Ae unplaced genomic scaffold, Da-Ae ScsIHWf_152;HRSCAF=279, whole genome shotgun sequence genomic window carries:
- the LOC125597748 gene encoding uncharacterized protein LOC125597748 → MAAITAFSALSSPISPPTSSPLLSSPPSLSRFPNVSPFPSLSTSRRRKIPACSSINNGDDAVEETRSDDEEESRETLMLSVSPLPLLLVATLPGAGTVRSVIGPFVEIVKSLNLPDWLVHWGHPGNMAVVLFAMGGYGTYLGFRIRYSDDIEEKAKAKDLHPKLLAGMFFFFSLGATGGITSLLTSDKPIFESPHAVTGFIGLALLTIQTVLPTLFKDKPELRGVHGILGSGIMALFLVHAAFGLQLGLSY, encoded by the exons ATGGCTGCCATTACCGCATTCTCCGCTCTCTCAAGCCCCATCTCTCCTCCTACTTCGTCGCCTTTACTCAGCTCCCCTCCGTCTCTCTCCAGATTCCCCAACGTGTCTCCGTTTCCCTCACTCTCCACCTCTCGCCGTAGAAAGATTCCAGCCTGTTCTTCCATTAACAACGGAGATGACGCGGTTGAAGAAACAAGAAGTGATGATGAGGAGGAGAGTAGAGAGACTCTGATGCTATCAGTCTCTCCTCTGCCTCTCCTCCTCGTAGCTACTCTCCCTGGAG CTGGAACTGTAAGATCTGTTATTGGTCCCTTTGTGGAGATTGTGAAGTCATTGAATCTACCTGACTGGCTTGTTCATTGGGGTCATCCTGGTAACATG GCAGTGGTTCTTTTTGCTATGGGTGGATATGGAACATACCTAGGCTTCCGGATTCGTTATTCAGATGACATT GAGGAGAAGGCAAAGGCGAAAGATTTGCACCCGAAGCTCCTAGCTggaatgtttttcttcttctcccttgGAGCAACAGGTGGTATCACATCCCTCCTTACCTCAGACAAACCCATCTTCGAAAG CCCACACGCTGTTACAGGATTCATAGGTCTTGCTCTCTTGACCATTCAAACAGTCTTACCAACTTtgttcaag GACAAGCCTGAGCTGAGAGGCGTGCACGGGATCTTGGGTAGTGGGATAATGGCGCTTTTCTTAGTCCATGCTGCTTTTGGACTTCAGCTCGGTCTCAGTTActag
- the LOC125597746 gene encoding uncharacterized protein LOC125597746 produces MERYYKPASVSPSDNTLPSNDTDDLPWDPAKRKNIKDYNANQVDEVRRKYLLRGPCQPLGHNFEKRLIGGKMRRFNPAWFGLYGNWLEYSVSEEKAYCLCCYLFRDDAYPGFVRDGFSNWHKPDRLSFHVGELNSSHNNAVKKCDDLMNQGLAFRGHREGEDSSNKGNFLELLKYTADHNDVIRVKSVIEEIDNGVFGLLVDESADVSDKEQMAVVFRFVDKKGAVKERFVGVVHVKETSSLSLKHAIDELFAKYGLSLKKVRGQGYDGAIGSSCKRKDKVRENYRDEINVEIASGDINTGKGQNQEISFQRPGTTRWGSHYKTLLRLVGLFSTIIKEFNDRFTEVNTELLICMASLNPIGAFRGFDKSKLVKLAKFYPDDFSFMDCLSLEQQLGIFIDNVRHDQRFKNLKSLGDLSLLMVETQKHMAHPLVYRLLKLVLTLPVATASVERCFSAMKLVKTSLRNRMGDHFLSDYLICFIEKELLDDVTNEEVLIRFQAMSERRMLL; encoded by the exons ATGGAACGGTACTACAAACCAGCATCAGTTTCACCATCTGATAACACCTTACCATCTAATGATACTGATGATTTGCCGTGGGATCCtgctaaaagaaaaaatatcaagGATTATAATGCAAATCAAGTCGATGAGGTAAGACGCAAGTACCTTCTTAGAGGCCCGTGTCAACCACTTGGTCATAACTTTGAAAAGAGACTCATAGGTGGTAAAATGAGACGATTCAATCCAGCTTGGTTTGGTCTGTATGGTAATTGGCTAGAGTATAGTGTATCAGAGGAAAAAGCTTATTGTTTGTGTTGCTACTTGTTTAGAGATGATGCGTATCCTGGATTTGTGAGGGATGGATTCTCGAATTGGCATAAGCCTGATAGGTTATCTTTCCATGTAGGAGAGCTTAACAGTTCTCACAATAATGCTGTCAAGAAGTGTGATGATTTGATGAATCAAG GATTAGCTTTTCGAGGTcatagagaaggagaagattctTCTAACAAAGGCAACTTTTTAGAACTTCTGAAATACACAGCTGATCACAATGATGTTATAAGA GTGAAATCTGTTATAGAAGAAATTGATAACGGAGTGTTTGGTTTATTAGTAGATGAATCTGCTGACGTGTCTGACAAAGAACAGATGGCTGTTGTTTTTCGATTTGTTGATAAGAAAGGAGCAGTCAAAGAAAGGTTCGTTGGAGTTGTCCATGTGAAAGAGActtcttctttatctttgaAGCATGCTATTGATGAGTTGTTTGCTAAGTATGGACTGAGCTTAAAAAAAGTGAGAGGACAAGGTTATGACGGAGCTA TTGGTT CTTCTTGTAAACGGAAAGATAAAGTCCGGGAAAATTATCGAGACGAGATAAATGTTGAAATTGCTAGTGGTGACATTAACACTGGGAAAGGACAGAATCAAGAAATTTCTTTTCAAAGGCCTGGAACTACAAGGTGGGGTTCTCATTATAAAACGTTGTTGCGTTTGGTTGGGTTGTTTTCTACTATTATTAAA GAATTCAACGATCGTTTTACTGAGGTAAACACTGAGCTGCTTATTTGTATGGCTTCCTTAAATCCTATTGGTGCTTTTCGTGGATTTGACAAGTCAAAGTTGGTGAAGTTGGCTAAGTTCTATCCAGATGACTTCAGTTTTATGGACTGTTTATCGCTTGAGCAACAACTTGGTATTTTCATCGACAATGTACGACATGATCAACGTTTTAAAAATCTGAAGAGTCTTGGAGATCTTTCTCTTCTGATGGTAGAAACACAAAAGCATATGGCACATCCTTTGGTTTATAGACTTTTGAAGTTGGTTTTGACTTTGCCGGTTGCTACTGCAAGTGTTGAAAGATGCTTCTCAGCAATGAAACTAGTGAAGACATCTTTACGAAATCGAATGGGAGATCATTTTTTAAGTGATTATCTCATTTGTTTTATCGAAAAGGAATTGCTTGACGATGTCACAAACGAAGAAGTGTTGATCCGATTTCAAGCCATGAGTGAAAGAAGGATGCTTTTGTAA
- the LOC125597747 gene encoding S-adenosylmethionine synthase 3, protein METFLFTSESVNEGHPDKLCDQVSDAILDACLEQDPESKVACETCTKTNMVMVFGEITTAAKVDYEKIVRSTCREIGFISADVGLDADKCNVLVNIEQQSPDIAQGVHGHLTKKPEDIGAGDQGHMFGYATDETPELMPLTHVLATKLGAKLTEVRKNKTCPWLRPDGKTQVTVEYKNDGGAMIPIRVHTVLISTQHDETVTNDEIAADLKEHVIKPVIPAKYLDDNTIFHLNPSGRFVIGGPHGDAGLTGRKIIIDTYGGWGAHGGGAFSGKDPTKVDRSGAYIVRQAAKSVVAAGLARRCIVQVSYAIGVPEPLSVFVDTYKTGTIPDKDILVLIKEAFDFRPGMMAINLDLKRGGNFRFQKTAAYGHFGRDDPDFTWEVVKPLKPKA, encoded by the coding sequence ATGGAAACGTTCCTATTCACATCCGAGTCCGTCAACGAGGGACATCCCGACAAGCTCTGCGACCAAGTCTCCGACGCGATCCTCGACGCGTGTTTAGAGCAAGACCCCGAGAGCAAGGTGGCTTGCGAGACGTGCACCAAGACCAACATGGTCATGGTCTTCGGCGAGATCACGACCGCTGCTAAAGTAGATTACGAGAAGATCGTCAGATCCACTTGTCGCGAGATTGGTTTCATCTCCGCTGATGTTGGTCTCGACGCTGATAAATGCAACGTCTTGGTTAACATCGAGCAGCAGAGCCCCGACATTGCTCAGGGAGTTCACGGTCATTTAACCAAGAAGCCTGAGGATATTGGAGCTGGTGATCAGGGACACATGTTCGGTTACGCTACCGATGAGACTCCTGAGCTGATGCCTTTGACTCATGTTCTTGCGACCAAGCTTGGCGCGAAGCTTACTGAGGTGAGGAAGAACAAGACTTGTCCTTGGTTGAGGCCTGATGGGAAGACGCAGGTCACCGTTGAGTATAAGAACGACGGTGGAGCGATGATTCCGATTCGTGTCCACACTGTTCTGATCTCGACTCAGCATGATGAGACTGTGACCAACGATGAGATCGCTGCTGACTTGAAGGAGCATGTGATCAAGCCGGTGATTCCCGCTAAGTACCTTGACGACAACACCATCTTTCACTTGAACCCCTCTGGTCGTTTTGTGATCGGTGGGCCTCACGGTGATGCTGGACTCACCGGGAGGAAGATCATTATTGATACTTACGGTGGTTGGGGTGCTCACGGTGGTGGTGCTTTCTCAGGGAAGGATCCAACCAAGGTTGACAGAAGCGGTGCTTACATCGTCAGGCAAGCTGCGAAGAGTGTGGTGGCTGCTGGACTCGCGCGCCGCTGTATTGTCCAGGTGTCGTACGCCATTGGTGTCCCTGAGCCTCTCTCGGTGTTTGTTGACACGTACAAGACCGGGACTATTCCGGATAAGGATATCCTTGTGTTGATCAAGGAGGCCTTTGACTTTAGGCCAGGGATGATGGCTATTAACCTTGATTTGAAGAGAGGAGGTAACTTCAGGTTCCAGAAGACTGCTGCTTATGGGCATTTTGGGCGTGATGATCCTGATTTCACTTGGGAGGTGGTGAAGCCACTCAAGCCAAAGGCTTAA